The Toxotes jaculatrix isolate fToxJac2 chromosome 14, fToxJac2.pri, whole genome shotgun sequence genome window below encodes:
- the LOC121192768 gene encoding ATP-sensitive inward rectifier potassium channel 10-like, with protein MTSATPPSSRSSSPQKVCHSQTQTDVLKPLLGGISGGGGTLRKRRRVLSKDGRSNVRIEHVSGRSALYMRDLWTTFLDMQWRYKFFLFTATFAGTWFLFGVLWYLVALVHGDLLEFDPPSNHTPCVMQMQTLTGAFLFSLESQTTIGYGFRCITEECPAAIILLIIQLVITMLMEIFITGTFLAKVARPKKRGETVKFSQHAVVSTHEGRPCLMIRVANMRKSLLLGCQVTGKLLQTSLTKEGETVRLDQRNVPFQVDTSSDSPFLILPLTFYHVIDENSPLRAWAAKGGGWTDPELADFELLVIMSATVEPTSATCQVRTSYLPDEILWGYEFPPVVSLSPSGKYVADFAFFDKVAKTKTTPIFKPSSPQHGYQSNGGGTVPEVSDPEKIRLEQSYRERGEDRGRVRETPLSVRISNV; from the exons ATGACATCTGCCACACCTCCCTCCTCTCGTAGCTCCTCGCCGCAGAAGGTTTGCCACTCCCAGACACAGACGGACGTTTTAAAACCTTTACTAGGTGGCATTTCTGGTGGGGGCGGGactctgaggaagaggaggcgtGTTCTGTCTAAGGATGGGCGCAGCAACGTGCGAATCGAGCACGTCAGTGGCCGGAGTGCTCTGTACATGCGTGACCTCTGGACAACATTTCTGGACATGCAGTGGCGCTACAAGTTCTTCCTGTTCACGGCCACCTTTGCAGGGACCTGGTTTCTGTTTGGGGTGCTGTGGTACCTGGTGGCGCTGGTGCACGGAGACCTTCTGG AGTTCGACCCACCGTCAAACCACACACCTTGTGTGATGCAGATGCAGACCCTGACGGGagccttcctcttctccctggAGTCCCAGACAACTATTGGCTACGGTTTTCGGTGCATCACTGAAGAATGCCCGGCTGccatcatcctcctcatcatccagCTGGTCATCACCATGCTGATGGAGATCTTCATCACTGGTACCTTCCTGGCCAAG GTTGCTCGGCCAAAAAAGCGGGGAGAGACAGTGAAGTTTAGCCAACACGCTGTGGTGTCGACTCACGAAGGTCGACCCTGTCTGATGATCAGGGTGGCCAATATGCGCAAAAGTCTCCTGCTTGGTTGTCAG GTGACTGGAAAGCTGCTCCAGACGTCTCTGACCAAGGAAGGCGAGACCGTTCGTCTGGACCAGAGAAATGTGCCCTTCCAAGTGGACACTTCCAGTGACAGCCCCTTCCTCATCCTGCCCCTCACCTTCTACCATGTCATCGATGAAAACAGCCCCCTGCGAGCCTGGGCAGCCAAGG GTGGGGGATGGACAGACCCGGAACTGGCTGACTTTGAGCTGCTGGTGATCATGAGTGCTACTGTAGAGCCAACTTCTGCCACCTGTCAGGTCCGCACCTCCTACCTGCCTGATGAGATCCTCTGGGGCTATGAGTTTCCCCCTGTAGTCTCACTTTCCCCATCAGGTAAATATGTAGCAGACTTTGCCTTCTTTGACAAAGTGGCCAAGACCAAGACCACGCCCATCTTCAAGCCATCCAGCCCCCAGCATGGGTACCAGAGCAATGGGGGTGGGACTGTGCCTGAAGTGTCCGATCCAGAGAAGATTCGACTGGAGCAGAGCTACAGAGAGCGAGGGGAGGACCGTGGCCGGGTCAGAGAAACTCCTCTCAGTGTTCGCATCAGCAACGTGTGA